A part of Bacteroidia bacterium genomic DNA contains:
- a CDS encoding MBOAT family O-acyltransferase — protein MVFSSIIFLLYFFPVFLVLYFVSPDKWKNHVALAGSSVFYLWGAPVFFFLLMAGLVIDFYLNRLIWYSEGKVKNRLLLLVILLNTGTLLICKYLDFFTENLNIALSVFSFAQIPLPHILLPVGISFITFQKLSYTLDIFREKAPVQENFVNYALYILLFPQLIAGPIVRYNEVATQLSDRTLTEHIDYKLAGFFRFVTGLGKKVLIANALGEFADPLFALPPEQISAGMAWLGIVSYSFQIYFDFAGYSDMAIGLALMMGFRFAENFHFPYISQSITEFWRRWHISLGNWMRDYLYIPLGGNRKSELRTFFNLWIVFLISGFWHGASWNFVVWGAFHGLFLIADRLFFRKWLQFLGRIPSVFITYIIVLVGWVFFRADTLTYAFGFLGRMFSFENFHMDIFADSRTMTILIFAGIFSFMGLLPKIEQMPEKLYSGTVAMPVIIFRAVSASCIGIICLTELFARDFNPFIYFRF, from the coding sequence ATGGTTTTCAGCAGCATTATTTTCCTTTTATATTTTTTTCCGGTTTTTCTGGTTTTGTACTTTGTTTCTCCGGACAAATGGAAAAACCATGTTGCACTTGCCGGAAGTTCTGTTTTCTATTTGTGGGGAGCTCCTGTATTTTTCTTTTTATTAATGGCCGGGCTGGTAATTGATTTTTACCTCAACCGGCTGATCTGGTATTCCGAAGGAAAAGTAAAAAACCGACTGCTGCTTCTGGTCATTCTACTCAATACTGGCACACTGTTGATTTGCAAATATCTCGATTTTTTTACGGAAAATCTCAATATCGCGCTTTCTGTTTTTTCATTTGCCCAGATTCCCCTGCCGCATATTCTGCTTCCGGTGGGGATTTCTTTCATTACCTTTCAAAAACTGAGTTATACCCTCGATATATTCAGGGAAAAAGCTCCGGTTCAGGAAAATTTTGTCAATTACGCTTTGTATATTTTGCTCTTCCCGCAGCTGATCGCCGGGCCCATAGTGCGCTACAATGAAGTGGCCACACAGCTATCAGACCGTACACTCACCGAGCATATCGACTACAAACTTGCAGGGTTTTTCAGGTTTGTCACCGGGCTGGGAAAAAAAGTATTGATTGCCAATGCACTGGGTGAATTTGCCGATCCGCTGTTTGCCCTTCCTCCCGAACAAATCAGTGCAGGGATGGCCTGGCTGGGAATCGTCTCCTATTCTTTTCAGATCTATTTTGACTTTGCCGGCTACTCCGATATGGCCATTGGGCTTGCCCTGATGATGGGCTTCCGGTTTGCAGAGAATTTTCATTTCCCTTATATCTCCCAAAGTATCACTGAGTTTTGGCGGAGGTGGCATATTTCACTGGGCAACTGGATGCGCGACTATCTGTATATCCCGTTGGGAGGAAACCGTAAAAGCGAGTTGCGCACTTTCTTCAATCTATGGATTGTTTTCCTGATCTCCGGATTCTGGCACGGTGCTTCGTGGAATTTTGTGGTTTGGGGCGCTTTCCATGGTTTATTTCTCATTGCCGACCGCCTGTTTTTCCGGAAATGGCTTCAATTTCTCGGGCGAATACCTTCTGTTTTCATTACCTATATCATCGTTCTGGTGGGATGGGTATTTTTCCGGGCTGATACGCTCACCTATGCCTTCGGCTTTTTAGGAAGAATGTTTTCCTTCGAAAACTTTCATATGGATATATTCGCCGATTCCCGCACCATGACGATCCTGATTTTTGCCGGTATCTTTTCATTTATGGGGCTTTTGCCCAAAATCGAACAAATGCCTGAGAAACTCTATTCAGGAACCGTCGCCATGCCTGTGATCATTTTCCGGGCAGTTTCGGCATCCTGCATCGGCATCATTTGCCTGACCGAACTTTTTGCCCGCGACTTTAACCCATTCATATATTTCCGTTTCTAA